The Tachysurus fulvidraco isolate hzauxx_2018 chromosome 26, HZAU_PFXX_2.0, whole genome shotgun sequence genome segment GCAAGAGCTACAGCTCCCCCTGCTGGTGATCATTAGTCTTAACATGACTTCAGCCATCTTTTTACACGTCACATTATACGAGACGACTCCAAAAATTCCCTATACGCCCAAGTGCTGTGAATGACTGTTCAAAAGGATGTTCCCCTGTTCAGCTTATACTATGAATATCATTTGataacagacaaataaaaatgactaatTATCAATTGGCACAATTGAGACCTGTAATAGGCTGGTAACATTATATTCATTAACGTAACTGAGTCAGTATTTAAACAGACAATTGgtcatgtataaatatttcattttgtttgtaaaatttaataaaatcccATGTTGCTATTGGCAGCTTTGACCTGTGACTTCCTTTAGCAGAGTCTGTGGAGTCCTACAGATCtacaatatattgtatatattattaatatcatatCAAATAAACCCATAAAACTTCTAACAAATCGAACAAATATCTTGATTTTTTCAAATGCAGGCGTATGTGAACTATGTGAGTTTGCAGGACAGACTCATTAAACCCTCAATGGTTTTGTAAAAAGgttttattcaaatgtattcTCCAACCAATAAAGTCACTGCTGCTGGTTTGCAATCAAACCAGATAAATATACaacaatgagaaagaaagacttCTCTTAGATATTAAAAGAAACAAGATTTCAGACATAAATGAAgcaaaagaaaattaaacaaaagttaACAGAGTTCACCAGTTTAGTATTTGAGGGcttttagatatttattcatacatcaGAGGTGAGTCAGAAGTACAGGCTGTAACCGGCTTCTTCCGAGGGACGACCATATCAATAGGGTAGCATTTAGCTGAGGAACTTTTCTGAGATACGATGCCAAATCTGTGCTGGTTCTCATGCCTCATGTCTTCACTGCTGTGTCTCTGGACCTGTAGATGACTCCTCTGCTCTTTAATTCTCGCACCACTcctaataaacacattaaaaaaaaggacacgGTTTAActtgggaggaaaaaaaacaacaacagtaaaatattattACTTACAGCCCTGATCAGAAATACTGCCCTGTCCTTATCCCATGACTACGTATTCACAATATGCCCAGAATGAACATTCTTTTTAATACAGATTGTCATTATATGACACAGCTCAAAAAAATGTGACAGTCAATACCAGAAAAAGCAATTAACAAatgaaactgaactgaatatgcaaaataaatatgacTATTTTTGTTCTGCATTTGTTCATATTTAGGggtgtaaagtaaaaatgtaaagtCTATGACATACAAAAACAGACCGGTATGCAAACATAgactgtacatttaaaaaaacgcAAGTCAATACATCTATACAGTGAACTACACATTATTTGGAAAATCCAGCATTCATCTGATCCTCATAAATATTAAAAGCAGCAAGATGAGATTTTGGCTCTTGCTTGACACCTAGTGGACACTGTAATACACctgtacacacgtacacacacacacacacacacacacacacacacacacacacacacacacacacacacacacacactcagacacacacacacctacacactcagacacacacacacctacacactcagacacacacacacctacacactcagacacagacacacccacccacacactcagacacacacacacccacacactcagacacacacacacccacacactcagacacacacacacccacacactcagacacacacacacccacacactcagacacccacacacccacacactcagacacacacacacccacacacccacacactcagacacacacacacccccacactcagacacacacacacccccacactcagacacacacacacccccacactcagacacccccacactcagacacccccacactcagacacccccacactcagacacccccacactcagacacccccacactcagacacccccacactcagacacccccacactcagacacccccacactcagacacccccacactcagacacacacacccacaaatgAGACTGGTCTTGGGAATAATTCCATAACAAACCTGGAGGCAATCTTCCAGTTACGGTTACAGCATAGACACCTGCCTTGAAATTTCCTGTGAAAGAAAACAGATTTGTAAatttaacatataaacaaaGGAGACATTGACTTGTACCATAGTATATGAATATGTATATGGTTACCTATTCTTTGCCATTTAGCCACCCAGCTGTCTTCAGGACTCATCATTGCAATAATGCTGTCAGGAGAACACACAGTAAGCAACTTTATTTGTCTCAAAATTGTCTACTCTTtgattaagaaaaaataaaataaaaaatgcagcaTACCCATCAAAGGAGGAGCTTGTGCATTCATAAACCATCTCCCGGTTCCCCTTCATTTGGAGGTAGGACTCACAGTTATCACAGCCATCATACTCGAACTGGTCAATAGTCTGTAGAGAAAACAAGTGTAACCAGA includes the following:
- the supt4h1 gene encoding transcription elongation factor SPT4; the encoded protein is MSMETVPKDLRHLRACLLCSLVKTIDQFEYDGCDNCESYLQMKGNREMVYECTSSSFDGIIAMMSPEDSWVAKWQRIGNFKAGVYAVTVTGRLPPGVVRELKSRGVIYRSRDTAVKT